A stretch of Falco rusticolus isolate bFalRus1 chromosome 2, bFalRus1.pri, whole genome shotgun sequence DNA encodes these proteins:
- the CREG1 gene encoding protein CREG1, with amino-acid sequence MAGSALLCAAVLLLLAAGGAIPPPEEAARMARFVLHNCDWGALATLSAQDGLRGRPFANIFSLSDGPPGPFGGSGVPYLYLTDMEISVQDLEINSNASLTVSLAQTPYCKKHRYDPQNPLCAHIIFCGSIVKVNDSEAGLAKKALFSRHPEMETWPKDHNWFFAKFNITNIWVLDYFGGLKIVTPEEYYSVKP; translated from the exons ATGGCGGGGTCGGCGCTCCTGTGTGCggcggtgctgctgctgctggcggccGGCGGGGCCATCCCGCCGCCGGAGGAGGCTGCGCGCATGGCGCGTTTCGTCCTGCACAACTGCGACTGGGGCGCGTTGGCCACTCTCTCGGCGCAGGACGGGCTGCGCGGCCGCCCCTTCGCCAACATCTTTTCCCTCAGCGACGGGCCCCCGGGGCCGTTCGGCGGCAGCGGCGTCCCCTACCTTTACCTGACCGACATGGAGATCTCCGTGCAGGACTTGGAG ATCAATTCAAATGCCTCCTTAACTGTGTCTTTGGCACAGACTCCTTACTGCAAGAAGCACAGATATGATCCCCAAAACCCGCTCTGTGCTCACATAATCTTCTGTGGGAGTATTGTAAAG GTGAATGATTCAGAAGCAGGCTTAGCGAAAAAAGCATTATTCAGTCGCCATCCTGAAATGGAAACTTGGCCCAAGGATCATAATTGGTTCTTTGCCAAATTCAACATCACCAATATTTGGGTCCTGGACTACTTTGGTGGATTGAAAATTGTGACGCCAGAAGAATATTACAGCGTCAAGCCTTA G